The Streptomyces sp. CC0208 genome window below encodes:
- a CDS encoding sigma-70 family RNA polymerase sigma factor, giving the protein MSERDWMAAQFEEHRPRLRAVAHRMLGSLGEADDALQDAWLRVDRADTSGVENPGGWLTTVVARVCLNLLRARETRREEELSADRVPASAGRVTDPEEEALLADSVGLALLIVLDTLAPAERLAFVLHDMFQVPFDEIAPLIDKTPAATRQLASRARRRVKGAPAPVAPAADASRRHRVVHAYLAATRGGDFDALLALLHPDVVLHADRAVVPTPEPVLVRGARPVAEGAMASLGRARSAALVLVDGEIGMAMLEEGRLRVLLRFTFDGDLIREIDVVAEPDRLRKAEVAVVEG; this is encoded by the coding sequence ATGTCCGAACGGGACTGGATGGCCGCGCAGTTCGAGGAGCACCGGCCGCGGCTGAGGGCCGTCGCGCACCGCATGCTGGGCTCGCTCGGCGAGGCCGACGACGCCCTCCAGGACGCCTGGCTGCGCGTCGACCGCGCGGACACGTCCGGGGTGGAGAATCCGGGCGGCTGGCTGACCACGGTCGTCGCCCGGGTCTGCCTCAACCTGCTGCGGGCGCGGGAGACCCGCCGCGAGGAGGAACTGTCGGCCGACCGGGTCCCGGCGTCCGCGGGACGTGTCACGGACCCCGAGGAGGAGGCCCTCCTCGCCGACTCCGTGGGCCTCGCCCTGCTGATCGTCCTCGACACGCTCGCGCCCGCCGAGCGGCTCGCGTTCGTGCTGCACGACATGTTCCAGGTGCCGTTCGACGAGATCGCCCCGCTGATCGACAAGACCCCGGCGGCCACCCGGCAGTTGGCCAGCCGGGCCCGCCGCCGGGTCAAGGGCGCCCCCGCGCCCGTCGCGCCCGCCGCGGACGCCTCGCGGCGGCACCGGGTCGTGCACGCCTACCTCGCCGCCACCCGTGGCGGCGACTTCGACGCCCTGCTCGCCCTGCTCCACCCGGACGTGGTCCTCCACGCCGACCGTGCCGTCGTACCGACCCCCGAGCCCGTCCTCGTCCGGGGCGCCCGTCCGGTGGCCGAGGGCGCGATGGCCTCCCTGGGCCGTGCCCGCTCCGCCGCTCTCGTCCTCGTCGACGGCGAGATCGGCATGGCGATGCTGGAGGAGGGCCGGCTGCGTGTGCTGCTCCGGTTCACCTTCGACGGCGACCTCATCCGGGAGATCGACGTGGTGGCGGAGCCGGATCGGCTGCGGAAGGCGGAAGTGGCGGTAGTCGAAGGCTAG
- a CDS encoding 5'-nucleotidase C-terminal domain-containing protein produces the protein MPVSPLNRRDFVKKSAVTGAAVAAAGSVAAAPAQAAEQKPVKPAKKNRTWSFSVLGTTDLHSHVFDWDYYLDKAYSDSKGNSVGVARVATLIKQQRAAKGEEHVLLVDAGDIIQGTSLAYYFARVQPITDKGAPKHPMAVAMNHMRYDAAALGNHEFNYGIEVLRKFESQCHFPLLAANALDAKTLRPAFQPYTVKRICVPGAPDIKVGILGLTNPGIALWDKDNVSGKMVFPGLVEQAKKYVPRLRALGCDVVFLTDHSGLDGSSSYGDELPYVENASNLVAQQVPGIDAILVGHTHVEVPSYTVKNDETGEDVLLSEPYCWGYRLSVFDFELELVRGQWKVTKKTAQTLNPNTVDEDPEIKKLLEADHELVVKYVNTAVGTCTEDLSAAESCWKDVPIMDFIHQVQMDTVKAGLSASDAALPLISVAAPFSRTADIPAGSVTIKDIAGLYIYDNTLYGKKLTGAQLKDYLEYAAKYYHQVPAGTAVDTATLTNANNFWDYMYDTAAGVSYDIDIAAAEGSRIKNLTYNGTSVADDQVFVVAVNNYRANGGSGYPHIAAADIAYSSTNEIRQLMIDYVTAKGSLDPKDFAVTNWRLTQGGTPVF, from the coding sequence ATGCCCGTCAGCCCCCTCAACCGCCGGGACTTCGTGAAGAAGTCGGCCGTCACCGGGGCGGCCGTCGCCGCCGCGGGCAGCGTCGCGGCGGCTCCCGCCCAGGCCGCCGAGCAGAAGCCGGTCAAGCCGGCGAAGAAGAACCGCACCTGGTCGTTCTCCGTCCTCGGCACCACCGACCTGCACAGCCACGTCTTCGACTGGGACTACTACCTCGACAAGGCCTACTCCGACAGCAAGGGCAACTCCGTCGGCGTCGCCCGGGTCGCCACGCTGATCAAGCAGCAGCGTGCGGCGAAGGGCGAGGAGCACGTCCTGCTCGTCGACGCCGGCGACATCATCCAGGGCACCTCCCTGGCCTACTACTTCGCGCGCGTGCAGCCCATCACGGACAAGGGCGCGCCCAAGCACCCCATGGCCGTCGCCATGAACCACATGCGCTACGACGCCGCCGCCCTCGGCAACCACGAGTTCAACTACGGCATCGAGGTGCTCAGGAAGTTCGAGAGCCAGTGCCACTTCCCGCTCCTTGCCGCCAACGCGCTCGACGCGAAGACGCTGCGGCCCGCCTTCCAGCCGTACACCGTGAAGCGCATCTGCGTCCCCGGCGCCCCCGACATCAAGGTCGGCATCCTCGGCCTGACCAACCCCGGCATCGCCCTGTGGGACAAGGACAACGTCAGCGGGAAGATGGTCTTCCCGGGCCTGGTCGAGCAGGCGAAGAAGTACGTGCCCCGGCTGCGCGCGCTCGGCTGTGACGTGGTCTTCCTGACCGACCACTCGGGCCTGGACGGCAGTTCGTCGTACGGCGACGAGCTGCCCTACGTCGAGAACGCCTCCAACCTCGTCGCCCAGCAGGTCCCCGGCATCGACGCGATCCTCGTCGGCCACACCCACGTCGAGGTGCCGTCGTACACCGTGAAGAACGACGAGACCGGCGAGGACGTCCTGCTCTCCGAGCCGTACTGCTGGGGCTACCGGCTCAGCGTCTTCGACTTCGAGCTGGAACTCGTGCGCGGGCAGTGGAAGGTCACCAAGAAGACCGCCCAGACCCTCAACCCCAACACGGTCGACGAGGACCCGGAGATCAAGAAGCTCCTGGAGGCCGACCACGAGCTGGTCGTGAAGTACGTCAACACGGCCGTCGGCACCTGTACCGAGGACCTCTCCGCGGCGGAGTCCTGCTGGAAGGACGTCCCCATCATGGACTTCATCCACCAGGTCCAGATGGACACCGTCAAGGCGGGCCTGTCGGCCTCCGACGCGGCCCTCCCGCTGATCTCGGTCGCCGCGCCCTTCTCCCGCACCGCCGACATCCCCGCGGGCAGCGTCACCATCAAGGACATCGCCGGGCTCTACATCTACGACAACACCCTCTACGGCAAGAAGCTCACCGGCGCCCAGCTCAAGGACTACCTGGAGTACGCGGCGAAGTACTACCACCAGGTGCCGGCGGGCACGGCCGTGGACACCGCGACGCTGACCAACGCCAACAACTTCTGGGACTACATGTACGACACCGCCGCGGGCGTCTCGTACGACATCGACATCGCAGCGGCCGAGGGCTCCCGCATCAAGAACCTGACCTACAACGGGACGTCGGTCGCCGACGACCAGGTCTTCGTCGTCGCCGTCAACAACTACCGCGCCAACGGCGGCTCCGGCTACCCGCACATCGCCGCCGCCGACATCGCCTACAGCTCCACCAACGAGATCCGCCAGCTGATGATCGACTACGTGACCGCGAAGGGCTCGCTGGACCCGAAGGACTTCGCGGTCACCAACTGGCGGCTGACGCAGGGCGGGACGCCGGTCTTCTGA
- a CDS encoding adenylosuccinate synthase — MPALVLLGAQWGDEGKGKATDLLGGSVDYVVRYQGGNNAGHTVVVGDQKYALHLLPSGILSPGCTPVIGNGVVVDPSVLFSELNGLNDRGVDTSKLLISGNAHIITPYNVTVDKVTERFLGKRKIGTTGRGIGPTYADKINRVGIRIQDLYDESILTQKVEAALDGKNQLLTKVFNRRAIEVGQVVEELLGYADRLKPYVADTVLVLNQALEQDKVVLFEGGQGTLLDIDHGTYPFVTSSNPTAGGACTGAGVGPTKISRVIGILKAYTTRVGSGPFPTELFDEDGEALRRIGGERGVTTGRDRRCGWFDAVIARYATRVNGLTDFFLTKLDVLTGWEQIPVCVAYEIDGERVEELPYSQTDFHHAKPVYEYLPGWSEDITKAKTFADLPKNAQDYVKALEEMSGAPISAIGVGPGRDETIEINSFL, encoded by the coding sequence GTGCCCGCACTTGTGCTGCTCGGCGCTCAGTGGGGTGACGAAGGCAAGGGAAAGGCGACCGACCTGCTCGGTGGCTCGGTGGACTATGTGGTGCGCTACCAGGGCGGCAACAACGCCGGCCACACGGTAGTCGTGGGCGATCAGAAGTACGCCCTCCACCTCCTCCCTTCCGGAATCCTGTCTCCGGGGTGCACCCCGGTCATCGGCAACGGTGTCGTCGTCGATCCGTCGGTCCTGTTCTCCGAGCTGAACGGACTGAACGACCGCGGCGTCGACACCTCCAAGCTCCTGATCAGTGGTAACGCCCACATCATCACGCCGTACAACGTCACCGTGGACAAGGTGACGGAACGCTTCCTCGGAAAGCGCAAGATCGGCACCACGGGCCGCGGCATCGGACCGACCTACGCGGACAAGATCAACCGCGTGGGCATCCGGATCCAGGACCTGTACGACGAGTCGATCCTGACCCAGAAGGTCGAGGCGGCCCTCGACGGGAAGAACCAGCTCCTCACCAAGGTCTTCAACCGCCGGGCCATCGAGGTCGGCCAGGTCGTGGAAGAACTGCTGGGCTACGCGGACCGGCTCAAGCCGTACGTCGCCGACACGGTCCTGGTGCTCAACCAGGCCCTGGAGCAGGACAAGGTCGTCCTGTTCGAGGGCGGCCAGGGCACGCTCCTGGACATCGACCACGGCACCTACCCCTTCGTCACCTCGTCGAACCCGACCGCGGGCGGCGCCTGCACCGGCGCCGGCGTGGGCCCGACGAAGATCAGCCGGGTCATCGGCATCCTCAAGGCCTACACGACCCGCGTCGGCTCGGGCCCGTTCCCGACCGAGCTGTTCGACGAGGACGGCGAGGCGCTGCGCCGCATCGGCGGTGAGCGGGGTGTCACCACCGGCCGTGACCGTCGCTGCGGCTGGTTCGACGCGGTGATCGCCCGGTACGCGACCCGCGTCAACGGCCTCACCGACTTCTTCCTCACCAAGCTCGACGTGCTCACCGGCTGGGAGCAGATCCCGGTCTGTGTCGCGTACGAGATCGACGGCGAGCGCGTCGAGGAGCTCCCGTACTCGCAGACCGACTTCCACCACGCGAAGCCGGTGTACGAGTACCTCCCCGGCTGGAGCGAGGACATCACGAAGGCCAAGACCTTCGCCGACCTCCCGAAGAACGCCCAGGACTACGTGAAGGCGCTGGAGGAGATGTCCGGCGCCCCGATCTCCGCGATCGGCGTGGGCCCGGGCCGGGACGAGACGATCGAGATCAACTCGTTCCTGTAA
- the eutC gene encoding ethanolamine ammonia-lyase subunit EutC, translated as MSEVAVQAGELWASLRQRTQARIGLGRAGSALPTRHRLELQAAHAAARDAVHSPFEPGTVAAGLAGMPTVRVRSAAPDRLTYLQRPDLGRRLDPTDRAHLPVGKWDVVFVVADGLSSRAVHEHAAPVVRETAARLGSWHLAPVVLAEQARVALGDDVAHAMGAAMVVVLIGERPGMSAADSLGAYLTYRPVPGVTTDADRNCLSNIRPPRGLSYEGAAGKLAGLMGRARELGGTGVGLKDESDHSTGADRLL; from the coding sequence ATGAGCGAAGTGGCCGTACAGGCAGGTGAGTTGTGGGCGTCGCTGCGGCAGCGCACCCAGGCCCGCATCGGCCTGGGCCGGGCCGGTTCCGCCCTGCCCACCCGGCACCGCCTGGAACTGCAGGCGGCGCACGCGGCGGCGCGGGACGCGGTGCACTCGCCGTTCGAGCCGGGCACCGTCGCGGCGGGACTGGCCGGGATGCCGACGGTACGGGTGCGCAGCGCGGCTCCCGACCGGCTGACGTATCTCCAACGCCCGGACCTGGGCCGCCGCCTGGACCCGACGGACCGCGCCCATCTCCCGGTGGGGAAGTGGGACGTGGTCTTCGTCGTCGCCGACGGGCTCTCCAGCCGGGCGGTGCACGAGCACGCGGCGCCGGTCGTCCGGGAGACGGCGGCCCGCCTGGGCTCCTGGCATCTCGCTCCCGTCGTCCTCGCCGAACAGGCCCGCGTGGCCCTCGGCGACGACGTCGCCCATGCGATGGGCGCGGCGATGGTGGTCGTCCTGATCGGCGAACGCCCCGGCATGTCGGCGGCGGACTCCCTGGGCGCGTATCTGACGTACCGGCCGGTGCCGGGCGTGACGACGGACGCCGACCGCAACTGCCTGTCCAACATCCGGCCGCCGCGGGGGCTGTCGTACGAGGGGGCGGCCGGGAAGCTGGCGGGGCTGATGGGGAGGGCACGCGAACTGGGCGGGACGGGGGTGGGCCTCAAGGACGAAAGCGATCACAGCACTGGGGCCGACCGGCTGCTCTGA
- a CDS encoding ethanolamine ammonia-lyase subunit EutB has protein sequence MSYESVLGGHRYRFDTLARLLAAASPERSGDRLAGITADSEQERVAARWALAEVPLADFLTEPVIPYESDDVTRLILDTHDAAAFAPVASMTVGGFREWLLSERADAVALAALAPGVTPEMAAAVSKLMGNADLVAVARKVRVVTAFRSTIGLPGRLATRLQPNHPTDDPAGVAAALLDGLLLGSGDAVIGINPATDSPRAVRDLLELLDGVIQRYAIPTQSCVLCHVTTSVDLMARGAPVDLVFQSIAGTQAANASFGVTLGLLDEAYEAALALRRGTVGQNVMYFETGQGSALSAGAHHGVDQQTVEARAYAVARRYDPLLVNTVVGFIGPEYLYDGRQILRAALEDHFCGKLLGLPMGLDICYTNHADADDDDIATMLTMLGVAGASFVICTPGGDDIMLNYQSASYHDALYLREVLGLRPAPEFEAWLASIGLLDERGGIREVSGEGHPLTAIGKELAA, from the coding sequence ATGAGCTACGAGTCCGTTCTCGGCGGTCACCGCTACCGCTTCGACACCCTCGCCCGACTGCTCGCCGCCGCGAGCCCCGAGCGCTCCGGCGACCGGCTGGCCGGGATCACGGCCGACTCGGAACAGGAGCGGGTCGCCGCGCGGTGGGCGCTCGCAGAGGTGCCGCTCGCGGACTTCCTCACGGAGCCGGTGATCCCGTACGAGAGCGACGACGTGACCCGGCTGATCCTCGACACGCACGACGCGGCCGCGTTCGCGCCGGTGGCCTCGATGACGGTCGGCGGGTTCCGGGAGTGGCTGCTGTCCGAGCGGGCCGACGCGGTGGCGCTGGCCGCGCTGGCGCCCGGGGTCACGCCCGAGATGGCCGCCGCGGTCAGCAAGCTCATGGGCAACGCGGACCTGGTGGCCGTCGCCCGCAAGGTCCGCGTGGTCACCGCGTTCCGCTCCACGATCGGGCTGCCCGGCCGGCTCGCGACCCGCCTCCAGCCCAACCACCCCACCGACGACCCGGCGGGCGTGGCGGCGGCCCTCCTGGACGGACTGCTGCTGGGCTCCGGCGACGCGGTCATCGGCATCAACCCGGCCACCGACAGCCCCAGGGCCGTACGGGACCTGCTGGAACTGCTCGACGGGGTGATCCAGCGGTACGCGATCCCCACACAGTCGTGCGTGCTGTGCCATGTGACGACGAGCGTGGACCTGATGGCACGCGGCGCCCCCGTCGACCTGGTCTTCCAGTCGATCGCGGGGACGCAGGCGGCGAACGCCTCCTTCGGGGTCACGCTGGGGCTGCTCGACGAGGCGTACGAGGCGGCGCTCGCGCTGCGGCGCGGCACGGTGGGGCAGAACGTCATGTACTTCGAGACCGGGCAGGGCAGCGCCCTGTCGGCGGGCGCGCACCACGGGGTCGACCAGCAGACGGTGGAGGCGCGGGCGTACGCGGTCGCCCGGCGCTACGACCCGCTGCTGGTGAACACCGTCGTCGGCTTCATCGGCCCCGAGTACCTCTACGACGGCCGGCAGATCCTGCGCGCCGCCCTGGAGGACCACTTCTGCGGCAAGCTGCTCGGTCTGCCGATGGGCCTGGACATCTGCTACACGAACCACGCCGACGCGGACGACGACGACATCGCGACGATGCTCACGATGCTCGGCGTGGCCGGTGCGTCCTTCGTGATCTGCACACCGGGCGGCGACGACATCATGCTCAACTACCAGTCCGCCTCCTATCACGACGCGCTGTACCTGCGGGAGGTCCTGGGCCTGCGCCCGGCGCCGGAGTTCGAGGCGTGGCTCGCCTCGATCGGGCTGCTGGACGAGCGGGGCGGCATCCGTGAGGTCTCCGGAGAGGGCCATCCGCTGACGGCGATCGGGAAGGAGCTGGCGGCATGA
- a CDS encoding APC family permease, with the protein MAVDEGVAPAARTDEGGTVHRLKPNAVGLLGVVFMAVATAAPITAMTGNVPFMVSAGNGIGAPASYLVAMVVLAIFSVGFTSMAKHITSTGAFYGFISYGLGRTVGLASGLLATFAYVVFEPALIGIFSSFATGTLRDQTGVHIPWWAFAALMLAVNAVGTWFGVSVAEKLLVVLLATEVTVLAAMAVSVAFHGGGPDGFNLDPVNPVNAFKGTSAGLGLFFAFWSWVGFESTAMYGEESRNPKKIIPKATMISVLGVGVFYVLVSWMAISGTGEADAVKVATDNPFGLFFGPTERYVGHWAVDVMQWLMITGSLACGMAFHNCAARYMYALGREGVLPSLKNTVGRTHPRHGSPHVAGLVQTVVTAVLLVAFWAAGKDPYSGTYVLLAILGTMAILIVQAVCSFAVLAYFRTHHPETRHWFRTLTAPLVGGVAMLAVVALLVSNMSAAAGSESGSLVLKATPWLVAAVAALGIGYAQYLKRRSPERYLLLGRTVLEETKER; encoded by the coding sequence ATGGCAGTGGACGAGGGAGTCGCCCCGGCGGCGAGGACAGACGAGGGCGGCACGGTTCACCGACTGAAGCCCAACGCCGTGGGCCTGCTCGGCGTGGTCTTCATGGCCGTGGCGACCGCCGCCCCGATCACCGCGATGACGGGCAACGTGCCCTTCATGGTGTCGGCGGGCAACGGCATCGGGGCCCCGGCGAGCTATCTCGTCGCAATGGTCGTACTGGCAATCTTTTCCGTCGGCTTCACCTCGATGGCGAAGCACATCACCTCGACGGGCGCCTTCTACGGCTTCATCTCCTACGGCCTCGGGCGCACCGTCGGCCTCGCGTCGGGACTGCTCGCCACCTTCGCGTACGTCGTCTTCGAACCGGCGCTCATCGGCATCTTCTCGTCGTTCGCGACGGGGACGCTGAGGGACCAGACCGGGGTGCACATCCCCTGGTGGGCGTTCGCGGCCCTGATGCTCGCCGTCAACGCGGTGGGCACCTGGTTCGGCGTCTCGGTCGCCGAGAAGCTCCTCGTGGTCCTGCTCGCCACCGAGGTGACGGTCCTCGCCGCGATGGCGGTCTCCGTCGCCTTCCACGGCGGCGGCCCGGACGGCTTCAACCTCGACCCGGTCAACCCGGTCAACGCCTTCAAGGGCACGTCCGCCGGCCTCGGCCTCTTCTTCGCCTTCTGGTCATGGGTCGGATTCGAGTCGACGGCGATGTACGGCGAGGAGTCCCGCAACCCGAAGAAGATCATCCCCAAGGCGACGATGATCTCCGTCCTCGGCGTCGGTGTCTTCTACGTCCTCGTCTCCTGGATGGCCATCTCGGGCACCGGTGAGGCGGACGCGGTCAAGGTCGCCACGGACAACCCCTTCGGGCTCTTCTTCGGCCCCACCGAGCGGTACGTCGGCCACTGGGCGGTCGACGTCATGCAGTGGCTGATGATCACGGGCTCGCTGGCCTGCGGCATGGCCTTCCACAACTGCGCAGCCCGCTACATGTACGCACTGGGCCGCGAGGGCGTCCTTCCCTCCCTGAAGAACACCGTCGGCCGCACCCACCCCCGGCACGGCTCACCGCATGTCGCCGGCCTGGTGCAGACGGTCGTGACGGCCGTACTCCTGGTGGCGTTCTGGGCGGCCGGCAAGGACCCGTACAGCGGCACGTACGTCCTGCTCGCCATCCTCGGCACCATGGCGATCCTGATCGTGCAGGCCGTGTGCTCCTTCGCGGTGCTGGCCTACTTCCGTACCCACCACCCCGAGACCCGCCACTGGTTCCGCACCCTCACGGCCCCGCTGGTCGGCGGCGTCGCGATGCTCGCGGTGGTCGCCCTGCTGGTCTCCAACATGAGCGCGGCGGCCGGCTCGGAGTCCGGTTCGCTGGTGCTCAAGGCCACACCATGGCTGGTGGCGGCGGTGGCCGCGCTGGGCATCGGGTACGCGCAGTACCTGAAGCGGCGCTCGCCGGAACGCTATCTGCTGCTGGGGCGGACGGTCCTTGAGGAGACCAAGGAGCGCTGA
- a CDS encoding MarR family transcriptional regulator encodes MSDTRGRDPDAVSKFVESFAAQLVEAGMQRMPARVFAALLSSDEGSMTSAQLGEQLRISPAAVSGAVRYLAQTHMVSREREPGSRRERYRVHGDQWYEALTNREAVIKRWEGALREGVSSLGAETPAGRRMAETLAFFEFVEGEVAAMMERWREHRRQLFGDR; translated from the coding sequence ATGTCGGATACGAGGGGACGTGACCCGGACGCGGTCTCGAAGTTCGTGGAGAGCTTCGCGGCCCAGCTCGTCGAGGCCGGGATGCAGCGCATGCCGGCCAGGGTCTTCGCGGCCCTCCTGTCCTCCGACGAGGGCTCCATGACCTCGGCCCAACTGGGGGAGCAGCTGCGGATCAGCCCGGCCGCGGTCTCCGGGGCGGTGCGCTACCTGGCCCAGACGCACATGGTCTCCCGGGAGCGCGAGCCCGGTTCCCGCCGGGAGCGCTACCGGGTGCACGGCGACCAGTGGTACGAGGCCCTGACCAACCGTGAGGCCGTCATCAAGCGGTGGGAGGGCGCGCTGCGCGAGGGCGTGAGCAGTCTCGGCGCCGAGACCCCGGCGGGTCGCCGCATGGCCGAGACGCTCGCCTTCTTCGAGTTCGTCGAGGGCGAGGTCGCGGCCATGATGGAGCGATGGCGGGAGCACCGCCGACAGCTGTTCGGCGACCGGTAG
- a CDS encoding ABC transporter ATP-binding protein: MTKAITVSGLHKSFGRTHALDGLDLDVETGEVHGFLGPNGAGKSTAIRVLLGLLRADSGAAQVLGRDPWADAVEVHRRIAYVPGDVTLWRNLSGGEVIDLYGRLHNGGRAKHVRQGGGGRRAGGLDLDRRAELIERFELDPTKKCRTYSKGNRQKVALVAAFASDVDLLILDEPTSGLDPLMEAVFQRCVEEERERGRTVLLSSHILSEVEELCDRVSIIRRGRTVESGSLAELRHLTRTSVTAELAGAPNGLARLPGVHDLDVQGHRVRLQVDTEQLDAVLRQLSESGVRSLTSTPPTLEELFLRHYQDDEATAS; this comes from the coding sequence ATGACGAAGGCCATCACCGTCTCCGGACTGCACAAGTCGTTCGGCAGGACCCACGCGCTCGACGGCCTCGACCTGGACGTCGAGACCGGGGAGGTGCACGGTTTCCTCGGCCCGAACGGCGCCGGCAAGTCCACCGCCATCCGCGTCCTGCTCGGCCTGCTGCGCGCCGACTCCGGCGCCGCGCAGGTGCTCGGCCGCGACCCGTGGGCGGACGCGGTCGAGGTGCACCGCCGCATCGCCTACGTCCCCGGGGACGTGACCCTGTGGCGCAACCTCTCCGGCGGCGAGGTCATCGACCTCTACGGCCGGCTGCACAACGGGGGTCGCGCGAAGCACGTCAGGCAGGGTGGCGGCGGGCGACGGGCGGGCGGTCTCGACCTCGACAGGCGTGCCGAGCTGATCGAGCGCTTCGAGCTGGACCCCACCAAAAAGTGCCGCACCTACTCGAAGGGCAACCGCCAGAAGGTCGCCCTGGTCGCCGCGTTCGCCTCGGACGTGGACCTGCTGATCCTGGACGAGCCGACCTCGGGCCTGGACCCGCTGATGGAGGCGGTCTTCCAGCGCTGTGTGGAGGAGGAGAGGGAGCGCGGCCGCACCGTCCTGCTGTCCTCGCACATCCTGAGCGAGGTCGAGGAACTCTGCGACCGGGTCAGCATCATCCGGCGCGGCCGCACGGTGGAGTCGGGTTCACTGGCCGAGCTGCGCCACCTCACCCGCACCAGCGTCACGGCCGAACTCGCGGGCGCGCCCAACGGGTTGGCGCGGCTGCCCGGCGTCCACGACCTGGACGTCCAGGGCCACCGGGTGCGACTGCAGGTGGACACGGAACAACTCGACGCGGTGCTGAGGCAGTTGAGCGAATCGGGAGTGCGCTCGCTGACCTCGACACCGCCCACGCTGGAGGAACTGTTCCTGCGCCACTACCAGGACGACGAGGCGACGGCGTCATGA